A genomic segment from Sulfitobacter mediterraneus encodes:
- a CDS encoding serine protease, whose translation MLRILNVLMTTLLAVFLAVPAMAQSQSDDDVVWVQIEAHPSLAAATERARDFSGQLEDVNGFALGGGWYGIALGPYRRADAELVRRTYVRQGLVARDSFIQLSSRFRQQFWPVGANVLNRGVIEAPASVGAAPPPQTPDETPTQETAAQEEAPVVIAEEPDETPREARRSEQLLNRDERKDLQIALQWAGFYNAAIDGAFGRGTRNSMGAWQEANGYEVTGVLTTRQRAALIRQYNAVLDGLGLQMVRDETAGIEIMMPTAEVAFARYEPPFAHYDSTGNIGAKVLLISQAGDQNTLFGLYDIMQTLEIVPLDGPRARKNNSFELIGENGSIISQTQVSLQNGQIKGFTLIWPAGDEDRRRRVVAEMSKSLTRLDGALDPAAGGSDTQAIDLVAGLKIRQPKISRSGFFIDGQGTVATTTEAVQACTRVTLDGDTEADILADDSASGVALLKPRDRLSPMAVAQFGSTPPRLQSEISVAGYSYEGVLSAATLTFGTLADLKGLRGEENLSRLALDAQPGDAGGPVFDVSGNVLGMLLPNAQNGQQLPENVSFAIEGATIADLVQQAGLSLTKTDNVGSVAPRDLRIAAQGMTVLVSCWE comes from the coding sequence ATGTTGCGCATTCTGAACGTCCTTATGACAACCCTTCTGGCCGTATTTCTGGCCGTGCCAGCCATGGCACAATCACAATCAGACGACGATGTTGTCTGGGTCCAGATCGAGGCACATCCCAGTTTGGCAGCCGCGACCGAACGCGCCCGCGATTTCAGTGGGCAGCTTGAGGATGTGAACGGTTTTGCCCTTGGTGGCGGCTGGTACGGTATTGCCCTTGGCCCTTATCGCCGCGCCGATGCAGAACTGGTCCGGCGCACCTACGTGCGTCAAGGGCTGGTCGCGCGTGACAGCTTTATCCAGCTTTCCAGCCGGTTCCGCCAACAGTTCTGGCCCGTTGGTGCAAATGTGCTGAACCGCGGCGTGATCGAAGCGCCCGCCAGCGTGGGTGCCGCCCCTCCTCCGCAGACCCCCGACGAGACACCCACGCAGGAAACCGCGGCGCAGGAAGAAGCACCCGTGGTGATTGCCGAAGAGCCCGATGAAACCCCGCGTGAAGCCCGCCGGAGTGAGCAATTGCTGAACCGCGACGAACGCAAGGATTTGCAGATTGCTCTGCAATGGGCCGGTTTTTACAACGCCGCCATTGATGGCGCATTCGGGCGCGGCACCCGCAACTCCATGGGCGCCTGGCAAGAGGCCAACGGCTATGAGGTCACCGGGGTTCTGACCACCCGCCAGCGGGCGGCACTAATCAGACAGTACAACGCGGTGCTGGACGGTCTGGGCCTGCAAATGGTCCGCGACGAGACCGCAGGTATCGAGATCATGATGCCCACTGCCGAAGTTGCCTTTGCCCGTTACGAGCCACCCTTCGCCCATTACGACAGCACCGGCAATATCGGCGCAAAGGTCTTGCTGATTTCGCAAGCCGGGGATCAGAACACGCTTTTTGGTCTTTATGACATCATGCAAACCCTTGAGATCGTGCCGCTGGATGGTCCACGCGCACGCAAGAACAATTCGTTCGAATTGATCGGTGAGAACGGCAGCATCATCAGCCAGACACAGGTATCGTTGCAGAACGGCCAAATCAAAGGCTTCACCCTGATCTGGCCCGCAGGTGACGAGGACCGCCGCCGCCGCGTTGTGGCGGAGATGTCCAAAAGCCTGACGCGTCTGGACGGCGCCCTCGACCCCGCAGCGGGGGGAAGCGACACACAGGCGATTGATCTGGTGGCCGGCCTGAAGATCCGCCAACCCAAAATCTCGCGCTCCGGTTTCTTTATCGACGGGCAAGGCACAGTTGCGACCACCACTGAGGCGGTTCAGGCCTGTACGCGCGTGACCCTTGATGGCGACACAGAGGCGGATATTCTGGCTGATGACAGCGCCAGCGGAGTCGCCCTGCTGAAACCACGCGATCGCCTGTCACCGATGGCCGTGGCGCAATTCGGCAGCACCCCGCCCCGCCTGCAATCAGAGATCTCGGTCGCCGGCTATTCCTACGAAGGCGTGCTCAGCGCGGCCACGTTGACCTTTGGCACTTTGGCCGATTTGAAGGGCCTGCGCGGCGAGGAAAACCTGAGCCGCCTGGCGCTCGACGCACAGCCCGGCGATGCGGGCGGGCCGGTCTTTGACGTCAGCGGCAATGTTCTTGGTATGCTGTTGCCCAATGCGCAAAATGGTCAGCAATTGCCGGAAAACGTCAGCTTTGCCATTGAAGGAGCCACGATTGCCGATCTGGTGCAGCAGGCCGGTTTGAGCCTGACCAAGACAGACAATGTCGGATCCGTCGCCCCCCGAGATTTGCGGATCGCAGCGCAAGGCATGACCGTACTGGTCAGCTGTTGGGAGTAA
- a CDS encoding 5-guanidino-2-oxopentanoate decarboxylase has product MLKDRGVDVIFGIPGVHNQEMYRGIEEAGITHVLARHEQGAGFMADGYARATGRPGVAYVITGPGVCNIMTPMGQAYSDSVSMLVMSSCLDETAARRGQLHQMKDQEIAAGTVCDWSETALSANATYALIDRALVEFETKRPRSKHIQVPIAQLEAQAPAADLAHTPKRKRPAAHANDVAEVASLLAAAKKPMIVFGGGAAQASDAARDVLRKSGAASATSYAGRGIVGPDAPLHFGACLARADSAAVMAEADLVLAVGTELVEVDLWRAHLGHTAPMIRVDLDPEVLCDPQGASFAIHADAQAFLSALSRAMPDGAGSSEWSEEQVAATRARWRAETDAERPGIVPICDALRAAVPADTMIYSDMTQFAYVAKEVWDMDRPGHWHHPYGFGTLGYATPAAIGGAVARRGQPTMAIIGDYGFHYTMQELGVAVELGLSLPIILWDNGKLKEIEDSMVGAQIAPNAVIAQNPDFVKLAEAFGARAVAPGSLEEMQSAVSEAFEAEGPTLIYLTPALTA; this is encoded by the coding sequence ATGCTCAAGGATCGCGGGGTGGATGTGATCTTTGGCATTCCCGGCGTGCACAATCAGGAAATGTATCGCGGGATCGAAGAGGCAGGCATCACCCATGTGCTGGCCCGTCACGAACAGGGTGCGGGGTTTATGGCCGACGGCTATGCCCGCGCAACGGGGCGGCCAGGGGTGGCCTATGTGATCACCGGACCGGGTGTCTGCAACATCATGACCCCGATGGGGCAGGCCTATTCGGATTCGGTGTCGATGTTGGTGATGTCTTCCTGTCTCGATGAAACAGCGGCGCGGCGCGGGCAATTGCACCAGATGAAGGATCAGGAAATTGCCGCTGGCACGGTGTGCGATTGGTCGGAAACGGCCCTGTCGGCGAATGCTACCTATGCGCTGATCGACCGTGCCTTGGTGGAGTTTGAGACCAAACGCCCACGCTCCAAACATATTCAGGTGCCGATTGCCCAGCTGGAGGCGCAGGCGCCCGCGGCGGATTTGGCGCATACGCCCAAACGCAAGCGGCCAGCCGCGCATGCGAATGACGTGGCGGAGGTGGCATCGTTGCTGGCGGCAGCCAAAAAGCCGATGATCGTGTTCGGTGGCGGGGCGGCGCAGGCCTCCGATGCCGCGCGTGATGTGCTGCGCAAAAGCGGCGCGGCCTCCGCGACCAGCTATGCCGGGCGCGGGATCGTCGGGCCGGATGCGCCCCTGCATTTCGGAGCCTGTCTGGCGCGGGCGGACAGCGCCGCAGTGATGGCCGAAGCTGATCTGGTGCTGGCGGTCGGCACCGAACTGGTGGAGGTCGATCTGTGGCGGGCGCATTTGGGTCATACCGCACCGATGATCCGGGTTGATTTGGACCCTGAAGTGCTCTGCGATCCGCAGGGGGCCAGCTTTGCCATCCACGCGGACGCGCAAGCGTTCCTGTCTGCCTTGTCCCGGGCCATGCCAGACGGAGCAGGCAGCAGTGAATGGTCCGAAGAACAGGTGGCTGCAACCCGCGCCCGCTGGCGGGCCGAAACCGATGCGGAACGTCCGGGCATTGTGCCGATCTGTGATGCGCTACGTGCGGCAGTGCCCGCCGATACGATGATATATTCGGACATGACCCAGTTTGCCTATGTGGCCAAGGAAGTGTGGGACATGGACCGGCCCGGCCACTGGCATCATCCATATGGCTTTGGCACCTTGGGCTATGCCACGCCTGCTGCGATTGGCGGCGCAGTAGCGCGGCGGGGGCAACCGACCATGGCGATCATTGGCGATTACGGTTTTCACTACACGATGCAGGAGCTGGGTGTTGCGGTGGAACTGGGTCTCAGCCTGCCGATCATCCTGTGGGACAATGGCAAGCTGAAAGAGATCGAGGACAGCATGGTCGGCGCGCAGATCGCGCCAAATGCGGTGATTGCGCAGAACCCCGATTTTGTGAAGCTGGCCGAGGCGTTTGGCGCGCGTGCGGTTGCTCCGGGATCACTGGAAGAGATGCAGAGCGCGGTTTCGGAGGCCTTTGAGGCGGAAGGACCGACCTTGATCTATCTCACACCGGCGCTGACGGCGTGA
- a CDS encoding TrkH family potassium uptake protein codes for MMDLRPVGYVVGLLVAVLGLFMLLPMLVDLAEGRGHAFVFVETFLITTLGGGMIALACSNGVREGLTIQQTFLLTTGVWLMLPLFGALPFILGETNSSVTDAVFEAMSGLTTTGSTVLSGLDSLPKGLLLWRGILQWLGGIGIIVVAMVFLPELKVGGMQIFRSEGFDTFGKILPRAGEIATQIAVIYLWLTMGCILSYLALGMNAFDATVHALTTISTGGFSNYDASFGAFSGPMEYVATVFMILAALPFVRYVQLINGNPLALHRDPQVRGFLVTIVILVAVIVISLQQTFSFGWERSFREALFNITSIISGTGYASVDYMQWGPFAVALFFFIGLIGGCAGSTACSIKIFRYQLLFASIRAQLRRIRSPHGIFTPRYDGRPVGQDVLSSVMSFFMFFVVTMGLVAVALSMTGLDFVTSVSGAAAALANIGPGLGDIIGPAGNFSSLNDTAKWILTAAMLIGRLELMAVYVILTVKFWRA; via the coding sequence ATGATGGATCTGCGCCCTGTTGGATATGTTGTTGGACTGCTGGTGGCGGTGCTGGGGCTTTTCATGCTCTTGCCGATGCTGGTTGATCTGGCCGAAGGGCGCGGCCATGCCTTCGTTTTTGTTGAGACCTTTCTGATCACCACACTGGGCGGCGGCATGATTGCGCTGGCCTGTTCCAATGGTGTGCGCGAAGGGCTGACGATCCAGCAAACCTTTTTGCTGACCACTGGCGTTTGGCTGATGCTGCCGTTGTTTGGCGCATTGCCGTTTATTCTGGGCGAGACCAATTCCAGTGTGACGGACGCGGTGTTCGAGGCGATGTCAGGGCTGACCACGACGGGGTCCACGGTTTTGTCGGGGCTGGACAGCTTGCCCAAGGGGCTGCTCTTGTGGCGCGGTATTCTGCAATGGTTGGGCGGCATTGGTATCATCGTTGTGGCAATGGTGTTTCTGCCAGAGCTGAAGGTGGGCGGCATGCAAATCTTCCGCTCCGAAGGGTTTGATACCTTTGGCAAAATCCTGCCCCGTGCCGGTGAAATCGCGACCCAGATCGCGGTGATCTACCTGTGGCTGACCATGGGCTGTATCCTGAGCTATTTGGCGCTGGGGATGAATGCGTTTGACGCCACGGTACATGCTCTGACCACGATCTCGACCGGTGGGTTTTCCAATTACGATGCCTCCTTTGGGGCGTTTTCGGGGCCGATGGAATATGTGGCCACGGTATTTATGATCCTCGCGGCACTGCCCTTCGTGCGCTATGTGCAATTGATCAATGGCAACCCGCTGGCCCTGCACCGCGATCCGCAGGTGCGTGGGTTCCTCGTGACCATCGTGATCCTCGTCGCCGTGATTGTCATCTCGTTGCAACAGACCTTTTCCTTTGGTTGGGAACGCAGTTTTCGAGAGGCGCTGTTCAACATCACCTCGATTATCTCGGGCACGGGTTATGCCTCTGTTGATTATATGCAGTGGGGCCCCTTTGCGGTGGCGCTGTTCTTTTTCATCGGGCTGATTGGCGGCTGCGCGGGGTCGACCGCCTGTTCGATCAAGATCTTCCGCTATCAGCTGCTCTTTGCATCGATCCGCGCCCAGTTGCGACGCATTCGGTCGCCGCATGGCATTTTCACCCCCCGCTATGACGGCAGACCTGTGGGACAGGACGTTCTGAGCTCGGTGATGTCGTTCTTTATGTTCTTTGTGGTGACGATGGGATTGGTGGCTGTGGCGCTGAGCATGACGGGGCTGGATTTTGTGACTTCGGTCTCCGGCGCGGCGGCGGCGCTGGCCAACATCGGTCCGGGGCTGGGCGATATCATCGGCCCCGCGGGCAATTTCAGCAGCCTCAACGACACCGCAAAATGGATCCTGACAGCCGCGATGCTGATCGGACGTCTCGAACTGATGGCGGTTTACGTCATTCTTACCGTTAAATTCTGGAGGGCCTGA
- a CDS encoding DUF1127 domain-containing protein, producing the protein MAYNDIASPAEVMGREITMTRNLLDAIANSISKFGRAIMANSAGQRRIDRVERLRAKSDAELAELNIKRDDIVHYVFKDIYYV; encoded by the coding sequence ATGGCATATAACGACATCGCATCCCCTGCCGAAGTAATGGGCCGGGAAATCACCATGACCCGCAATCTGCTCGACGCAATTGCCAATAGCATTTCGAAGTTCGGCCGCGCGATCATGGCCAATTCCGCCGGCCAACGGCGGATCGACCGTGTGGAACGGCTGCGGGCAAAATCGGACGCCGAATTGGCGGAATTGAACATCAAACGCGATGACATCGTGCATTACGTGTTCAAAGACATCTACTACGTTTGA
- a CDS encoding DUF2867 domain-containing protein has translation MTRVRKIDLPIHSQLWSRVGPHDFVDCYTVAADMPPRRAAEIITRFPGWAQFLLLIRRWVTTPFGLSNDGPEGKDKVGIFPVEIDTEGELIAGFNDRHLDFRVSVLRQGGQVSLATWVHPHNIGGQLYLRMILPFHIMIARDALARVNAAE, from the coding sequence ATGACACGGGTCCGCAAGATTGATCTTCCCATTCACAGCCAGCTTTGGTCGCGGGTCGGGCCGCATGATTTTGTCGATTGTTATACCGTCGCTGCGGATATGCCCCCGCGCCGTGCCGCCGAGATCATCACCAGATTTCCCGGTTGGGCGCAGTTCTTGCTGCTGATCCGTCGCTGGGTGACGACGCCCTTCGGTCTGTCCAACGATGGGCCGGAAGGCAAAGACAAGGTCGGCATTTTTCCGGTTGAGATCGACACCGAGGGCGAGCTGATCGCAGGGTTCAACGACCGCCACCTCGATTTTCGCGTTTCCGTTCTGCGTCAGGGCGGGCAGGTGTCATTGGCCACCTGGGTGCATCCCCACAACATCGGCGGTCAGCTTTATCTGCGGATGATCCTGCCGTTTCACATCATGATCGCCCGTGACGCCTTGGCCCGCGTCAACGCTGCGGAGTGA
- the folE2 gene encoding GTP cyclohydrolase FolE2, translating to MNAITSVEKGPDRSDAEQALATLKAWAAGASATEIDALDPQVARLLQDKGEYPNFSREYPQDFKVDAAYKAGLPDLQNGPSSLIRGAKQQIQHVGISNFRLPIRFHTRNNGDLTLETSITGSVSLEADKKGINMSRIMRSFYKHAERTFSFHVIEAALDDYKSDLESFDARIQMRFSFPMKIESLRSGLSGYQYYDIALELVEKDGVRQKIIHLDYVYSSTCPCSLELSEHARATRNQLATPHSQRSVARISAVLEGDNSCLWFEDLIEACRRAVPTETQVMVKREDEQAFAELNAANPIFVEDAARLFCQQLQQDARVGDFRVIASHQESLHSHDAISILTEGPTFEMQSIDPKLFNTLFHVG from the coding sequence ATGAATGCCATCACATCCGTCGAAAAAGGGCCGGACCGGTCCGATGCAGAGCAGGCGCTTGCCACGCTCAAGGCCTGGGCCGCAGGGGCCAGCGCGACCGAGATTGATGCACTCGACCCCCAGGTGGCGCGGCTTTTGCAAGACAAAGGTGAATACCCAAACTTCAGCCGCGAATACCCGCAGGATTTCAAAGTGGATGCCGCCTATAAGGCGGGTTTGCCCGACCTACAGAACGGACCTTCAAGCCTGATCCGCGGGGCCAAACAGCAGATCCAGCATGTTGGCATTTCGAACTTTCGCCTGCCTATCCGGTTTCATACCCGCAACAACGGTGATCTGACGCTGGAGACATCGATCACCGGTTCGGTCAGCCTTGAGGCGGACAAAAAGGGCATCAACATGTCCCGGATCATGCGCAGCTTTTACAAACATGCCGAGCGCACGTTCAGTTTTCATGTGATTGAGGCGGCGCTGGACGATTACAAATCCGATCTGGAAAGCTTTGATGCACGGATTCAGATGCGGTTCTCCTTTCCGATGAAAATCGAAAGCCTGCGCTCGGGCCTGTCGGGGTACCAGTATTATGACATCGCGCTGGAGCTGGTGGAGAAAGACGGTGTTCGTCAGAAGATCATCCATCTCGATTACGTCTACTCCAGCACATGCCCTTGTTCCCTGGAATTGAGCGAACATGCCCGCGCCACGCGCAATCAATTGGCCACTCCGCATTCGCAGCGATCCGTGGCACGCATTTCGGCAGTGCTTGAGGGCGACAACAGTTGTTTGTGGTTTGAAGACCTGATCGAGGCCTGCCGCCGCGCGGTGCCGACCGAAACACAAGTGATGGTCAAGCGCGAGGATGAACAGGCCTTTGCCGAGTTGAACGCAGCCAACCCGATCTTTGTGGAGGATGCAGCGCGTCTTTTCTGTCAACAATTGCAGCAAGATGCGCGCGTTGGCGATTTCCGCGTGATTGCCAGCCATCAGGAAAGCCTGCACAGCCATGATGCGATCAGCATTCTGACCGAGGGGCCGACCTTTGAGATGCAAAGCATCGATCCCAAGCTGTTCAACACGTTGTTCCACGTCGGATGA
- the metZ gene encoding O-succinylhomoserine sulfhydrylase, which yields MSNDWHPRTKAIHAGTRRSQYGEVSEAIFLTQGFVYETAEHAEARFLESGPDEFIYARYGNPTVAMFEDRIAALEGAEDAFATASGMAAVSGALTAMLKAGDHVVSARALFGSCLYVLEDVLARFGVEITLVDGTDLAAWEAAIRPDTKAVFFESVSNPTLQLVDIKAVSELAHAQGALVVVDNVFATPEFSSAIAQGADVVIYSATKHIDGQGRTLGGVILGTRDFIRGTVEPYMKHTGGSMSPFTAWVMLKGLETMSLRVRAQAASAQTIAEALQGHEALETVIYPGLADHPQNALALSQMGAGGTVLSLVLKGGKDAAFKFLNAIEVGVISNNLGDAKTILTHPATTTHQRLPQDQKDLLGIAPGLVRMSIGLEDAQDLIADIRQALTDL from the coding sequence ATGAGCAACGATTGGCATCCGCGCACCAAAGCCATTCACGCCGGCACCCGCCGCAGCCAATATGGCGAGGTGAGCGAGGCGATTTTTCTCACCCAGGGGTTTGTCTACGAGACCGCCGAACACGCCGAGGCGCGTTTCTTGGAAAGCGGCCCGGACGAATTTATCTATGCCCGCTATGGCAACCCGACCGTGGCCATGTTCGAGGACCGCATTGCAGCGCTCGAAGGGGCAGAGGATGCTTTTGCAACCGCATCCGGAATGGCCGCGGTCAGCGGCGCGTTGACCGCGATGCTCAAGGCCGGGGATCACGTTGTCTCGGCGCGGGCGTTGTTCGGATCTTGTCTTTACGTTCTCGAAGACGTGCTGGCCCGGTTCGGGGTCGAGATTACCCTGGTGGACGGCACCGATCTGGCCGCATGGGAGGCGGCGATCCGTCCTGACACCAAAGCGGTGTTTTTTGAATCGGTTTCCAACCCGACGCTGCAACTGGTCGATATCAAAGCGGTGTCCGAACTGGCCCATGCCCAAGGGGCATTGGTTGTGGTCGACAATGTTTTTGCCACGCCGGAATTTTCCAGTGCCATCGCGCAGGGGGCAGATGTGGTGATCTATTCGGCCACCAAACACATCGACGGCCAAGGCCGCACCCTTGGCGGGGTGATCCTTGGCACCCGCGATTTTATCCGCGGCACGGTTGAACCCTATATGAAACATACCGGCGGTTCCATGAGCCCGTTTACCGCCTGGGTGATGCTCAAAGGGCTGGAAACCATGAGCCTGCGCGTGCGGGCGCAAGCGGCGTCGGCCCAGACCATCGCGGAGGCATTGCAGGGCCATGAGGCGCTGGAGACAGTGATCTATCCCGGTTTGGCGGATCATCCGCAGAACGCACTCGCGTTGTCGCAGATGGGGGCGGGCGGCACGGTGTTGTCGCTGGTTCTGAAGGGCGGCAAGGACGCCGCGTTCAAGTTCCTCAACGCGATCGAGGTCGGGGTGATTTCCAACAATCTGGGTGATGCCAAGACCATCCTGACCCATCCTGCCACCACCACCCATCAGAGGTTGCCGCAGGATCAAAAAGACCTTCTGGGAATCGCACCGGGCCTCGTGCGGATGTCCATCGGGCTGGAAGATGCGCAGGATCTGATCGCCGATATCCGGCAGGCGCTCACTGATTTGTGA
- a CDS encoding glutathione S-transferase N-terminal domain-containing protein produces MTAPIDLYFWPTPNGWKVSIALEEMGLPYDTHLINIGAGDQFAPEFLKISPNNRMPAIVDPDGPDGAPIAIFESGAILQYLARKTGQFCGSTERERIAVDQWLMWQMGGLGPMAGQAHHFLKYAPNMEPPNDLPYAKDRYRNEVARLYGVLDRQLAQHEFVAGDFISIADFSIWGWASLWEGQQQTLEDKPHMARWLDQMAARPGVQAGRALHAEKRGDIAKDKGAQDQLFKR; encoded by the coding sequence ATGACAGCCCCCATCGACCTTTATTTCTGGCCCACGCCCAACGGTTGGAAAGTCTCTATCGCGCTTGAGGAAATGGGCCTTCCCTATGACACCCATTTGATCAACATCGGCGCTGGCGACCAATTTGCACCGGAGTTTTTAAAGATTTCCCCCAACAATCGCATGCCTGCGATTGTAGACCCGGATGGCCCGGATGGCGCACCGATTGCCATCTTTGAAAGCGGGGCAATCCTGCAATACCTCGCCCGCAAGACCGGCCAGTTTTGCGGCAGCACCGAACGCGAACGCATTGCAGTGGATCAATGGCTGATGTGGCAGATGGGCGGACTGGGTCCGATGGCGGGACAGGCGCATCATTTCCTCAAATACGCCCCCAATATGGAGCCGCCCAACGATCTGCCCTATGCCAAGGACCGCTACCGCAACGAGGTGGCGCGGCTCTATGGTGTGCTGGACCGGCAATTGGCGCAGCATGAATTCGTGGCGGGTGATTTTATCTCGATCGCGGATTTCTCGATCTGGGGATGGGCGTCCTTGTGGGAAGGGCAGCAACAGACGCTGGAGGACAAGCCGCATATGGCCCGATGGCTCGACCAGATGGCCGCGCGGCCCGGCGTTCAGGCCGGACGGGCGCTTCATGCCGAAAAACGCGGTGACATCGCCAAGGACAAAGGCGCGCAGGATCAATTGTTTAAGCGTTGA
- a CDS encoding inner membrane-spanning protein YciB, which produces MAQERQINPMVKMALEYGPIILFFVAYLRLKDRVFTIGGTEYDGFIVVTAAFIPILVAAIGAIWALTGKINRMQIATVVLVVVFGGLSVWLNDDRFFKMKPTMIYALFGGVLAVGLLRGQSYLKYVMEEMMPLQDAGWMLLTKRLMLFFFGMAVANELIWRMFSTEIWVYFKTFGLTAAIFAFFMTQGALFQTYGIEKDDSGA; this is translated from the coding sequence ATGGCGCAGGAACGGCAGATCAACCCCATGGTCAAGATGGCGCTCGAATACGGGCCGATCATCTTGTTTTTTGTCGCCTATTTGCGGCTGAAGGACCGGGTGTTCACCATCGGCGGCACTGAATACGACGGATTTATCGTTGTGACAGCGGCGTTTATCCCGATCCTCGTTGCGGCGATCGGGGCGATCTGGGCGCTGACCGGCAAGATCAACCGGATGCAGATTGCCACGGTGGTGTTGGTTGTGGTCTTTGGCGGGTTGTCGGTCTGGCTCAACGACGACCGGTTCTTCAAGATGAAGCCAACGATGATTTACGCCTTGTTTGGCGGTGTTCTGGCAGTTGGTTTGCTGCGCGGGCAGTCTTACCTTAAATATGTGATGGAAGAGATGATGCCGTTGCAGGATGCCGGTTGGATGTTGCTGACAAAACGGTTGATGTTGTTCTTCTTCGGGATGGCCGTCGCCAATGAACTAATCTGGCGGATGTTCAGCACAGAAATCTGGGTCTATTTCAAAACCTTCGGTCTGACAGCGGCGATCTTTGCGTTTTTCATGACGCAAGGCGCATTGTTCCAGACTTATGGGATTGAGAAAGACGACAGCGGGGCGTAG
- a CDS encoding DMT family transporter, which produces MTDWLISIEGTATGHTVALWLAIMAAFLHAVFGALQKGRHDPWLTRGAIDFAYCVMAAPFALLVVPWPEPHMWIIFLGAFLIHIVYKMLQAWAYTKGAYTVVYPVVRGTGPLFAVIGAYLIFEESFTLLQWMGVAVLLAGIFGLAIYNMIFLTAERETLNAALAIAVLTGLFVALYTTYDAYGIRATADPFTFLAWFFMIDGLVMPFIAARRWWAMENPPALGPLMGRGFIGGLVAFMSFGAIMMATRLDKVGEAAVLRETSTVFAAIIGWVFLKETVGPRRVALMALIAAGAVIVEMGG; this is translated from the coding sequence ATGACCGATTGGTTGATCTCTATCGAAGGGACGGCAACGGGCCATACGGTGGCCCTTTGGCTGGCGATCATGGCGGCGTTTTTGCATGCGGTTTTCGGGGCGCTGCAAAAGGGGCGGCATGATCCCTGGCTGACACGGGGCGCGATTGACTTTGCCTATTGTGTGATGGCCGCGCCATTTGCGCTTCTTGTGGTGCCTTGGCCGGAGCCGCATATGTGGATCATCTTCCTTGGTGCGTTCCTTATTCATATTGTTTACAAGATGTTGCAGGCTTGGGCCTATACCAAGGGCGCCTATACCGTCGTCTATCCGGTGGTGCGTGGCACGGGGCCGCTCTTTGCGGTCATTGGCGCCTATCTGATCTTCGAGGAAAGCTTCACCTTGCTGCAATGGATGGGCGTTGCGGTCTTGCTTGCGGGGATCTTTGGGCTGGCGATCTACAACATGATCTTTCTCACGGCGGAGCGGGAGACGTTGAACGCCGCCCTTGCGATTGCGGTGCTGACCGGCCTCTTCGTGGCGCTTTATACCACTTATGACGCTTACGGCATCCGTGCGACGGCGGATCCTTTCACCTTTCTGGCATGGTTTTTCATGATTGACGGATTGGTGATGCCCTTCATCGCCGCGCGGCGGTGGTGGGCCATGGAAAACCCGCCCGCGCTTGGGCCCCTGATGGGGCGCGGTTTCATTGGCGGGCTTGTCGCCTTCATGAGCTTTGGCGCAATCATGATGGCAACCCGGCTGGACAAGGTGGGTGAGGCGGCGGTGCTGCGCGAAACCTCTACGGTGTTTGCCGCGATCATCGGCTGGGTGTTTTTGAAAGAAACTGTCGGCCCGCGCCGCGTGGCTTTGATGGCCTTGATTGCGGCGGGCGCCGTGATAGTTGAGATGGGCGGATAA